Proteins from a genomic interval of Lolium perenne isolate Kyuss_39 chromosome 1, Kyuss_2.0, whole genome shotgun sequence:
- the LOC127326682 gene encoding probable pectinesterase 53: MLSSSSSSRARLLACVAVAVLLLVASGNVHAGRHGHGRAAHRHTKGLRPGKAPAAKAAKPYPANATSIERDFTRWVQFMGGLEHSVFQRALNRAPLPTTRTVVVDRTPGAGDFTSIQAAVDSLPVINLGRVVIRVNAGTYTEKVNISPLRAFVTVEGAGADKTVVQWGDTAGMVGPWARPLGTFASATFAVNSQYFVAKNITFKNTAPVPRPGALGKQGVALRISADNAAFVGCNFVGGQDTLYDHLGRHYYRDCYIEGSVDFIFGNALSLYEGCHVHAVAPQYGALTAQNRKSLLDDTGFSFLNCRVTGSGALYLGRAWGTFSRVVFAYTYMDNIIIPRGWYNWGDPTREMTVFYGQYKCTGPGANYAGRVDWSRELTDEEAKPFISLSFIDGLEWLRL; the protein is encoded by the exons atgctgtcgtcgtcgtcgtcgtcccgcGCGCGGTTGTTGGCGTGCGTCGCCGTGGCGGTGTTGCTGCTGGTGGCGTCGGGCAACGTGCACGCCGGCCGGCACGGTCACGGGCGCGCGGCGCACAGGCACACCAAGGGCCTGCGGCCGGGGAAGGCGCCGGCGGCTAAGGCGGCGAAGCCTTACCCGGCGAACGCGACGTCGATCGAGCGGGATTTCACGAGGTGGGTGCAGTTCATGGGCGGGCTGGAGCACAGCGTGTTCCAGCGCGCGCTGAACCGCGCGCCGCTCCCGACGACGCGCACGGTGGTGGTGGACCGGACCCCCGGCGCGGGCGACTTCACGAGCATCCAGGCCGCCGTGGACTCGCTCCCGGTCATCAACCTCGGCCGCGTCGTCATCAGGGTCAATGCCGGCACTTACAC TGAGAAGGTGAACATCTCGCCGCTGCGTGCGTTCGTGACGGTGGAGGGCGCGGGCGCGGACAAGACGGTGGTGCAGTGGGGCGACACGGCGGGCATGGTCGGGCCCTGGGCCCGCCCCTTGGGCACCTTCGCCTCCGCCACCTTCGCCGTCAACTCCCAGTACTTCGTCGCCAAGAACATCACCTTCAAG AACACTGCGCCGGTGCCGCGGCCGGGGGCGCTGGGGAAGCAGGGGGTGGCGCTGCGGATCTCGGCGGACAATGCGGCGTTCGTGGGGTGCAACTTCGTGGGCGGGCAGGACACGCTGTACGACCACCTGGGCCGCCACTACTACCGCGACTGCTACATCGAGGGCTCCGTCGACTTCATCTTCGGCAACGCCCTATCCCTCTACGAG GGGTGCCACGTGCACGCGGTGGCGCCGCAGTACGGCGCGCTGACGGCGCAGAACCGGAAGAGCCTGCTCGACGACACGGGCTTCTCCTTCCTCAACTGCCGGGTGACGGGCTCCGGCGCGCTCTACCTCGGCCGCGCATGGGGCACCTTCTCCCGCGTCGTCTTCGCCTACACCTACATGGACAACATCATCATCCCCCGCGGCTGGTACAACTGGGGCGACCCAACGCGCGAGAT GACGGTGTTCTACGGGCAGTACAAGTGCACGGGGCCGGGGGCCAACTACGCCGGCAGGGTGGACTGGTCcagggagctcaccgacgaggaGGCCAAGCCATTCATATCGCTCAGCTTCATCGATGGGCTGGAGTGGCTCAGGTTGTAG